From Solanum lycopersicum chromosome 8, SLM_r2.1, the proteins below share one genomic window:
- the LOC101260664 gene encoding glucan endo-1,3-beta-glucosidase 11-like encodes MMESNPNPISSSLLLFLLFFTPTMVAPLGINYGQIANNLPLPENVVPLVKSIGATRIKLYDADPHVLKAFANTGVEFIVSLGNEYLAKMKDPSKAQSWVKNNVQPYLPATKITCIAVGNEVLTFNDTILTDNLLPAMQSVHTALVNLKLDKQVTVTTAHSLAILQTSYPPSAGAFRRDLVNCVTRIVDFHCKTGSPFLINAYPYFAYKGNPKQVSLDFVLFQPNSGIVDPQSNLHYDNMLFAQIDAVHSALASIGYKNVCVQISETGWPSKGDADEAGATPENARKYNCNLMKLIGQKKGTPMRPNSDLNIYVFALFNENLKPGPSSERNYGLFKPDGSQAYPLGVPAINAASTNSSSSGGSGSTPSASVPLPPASSSSGYLAITSDSVKSLSTVQLLYLAPFISLAHFVSFGYTTCNTNVCIL; translated from the exons ATGATGGAATCCAATCCCAATCCCATCtcctcttctcttctccttttTCTGCTGTTTTTTACTCCAACTATGGTGGCTCCTCTAGGTATCAACTACGGGCAAATTGCCAACAATCTGCCCTTACCGGAAAACGTGGTACCATTAGTCAAATCCATCGGAGCTACCAGAATCAAGCTCTATGATGCTGACCCACATGTCCTCAAAGCCTTTGCTAACACCGGCGTTGAGTTCATCGTCAGTCTTGGCAATGAGTACCTTGCCAAGATGAAAGATCCTTCTAAAGCTCAATCATGGGTTAAAAATAATGTCCAACCTTACTTACCTGCTACTAAAATCACCTGCATCGCTGTCGGTAATGAAGTTCTCACCTTTAACGATACCATCCTCACCGACAACCTCCTCCCTGCAATGCAAAGTGTCCACACTGCTCTTGTTAATCTCAAATTGGACAAGCAAGTCACTGTCACCACCGCACATTCTCTTGCTATTCTACAAACTTCCTATCCCCCATCGGCTGGAGCTTTCCGTCGGGATCTTGTCAACTGTGTTACCCGGATCGTGGACTTCCATTGCAAAACTGGCTCACCTTTTCTTATTAATGCTTATCCTTACTTTGCTTACAAGGGAAATCCAAAGCAGGTCTCCCTTGATTTCGTGCTATTTCAGCCCAACTCTGGTATCGTCGATCCACAGTCCAATCTACACTACGACAACATGCTTTTCGCTCAGATCGATGCTGTTCACTCTGCTTTAGCTTCCATCGGCTACAAAAACGTCTGCGTGCAGATCTCGGAGACGGGATGGCCGTCAAAGGGAGACGCCGACGAGGCCGGAGCTACACCGGAGAATGCTAGGAAATACAACTGTAATCTAATGAAGCTTATTGGTCAGAAGAAGGGTACACCCATGAGGCCTAACTCGGATTTGAACATATACGTATTTGCCTTGTTCAATGAGAACCTCAAGCCTGGTCCTAGTTCTGAGCGAAACTATGGCCTGTTCAAGCCGGACGGATCTCAGGCTTACCCCTTAGGAGTCCCGGCAATCAACGCAGCGAGTACGAATAGCAGCAGCTCCGGTGGGTCTGGATCTACACCATCAGCGTCAGTGCCACTGCCGCCAGCAAGCTCCTCCTCCGGTTATCTAGCCATTACTTCTGATTCG GTGAAAAGTCTTTCTACCGTGCAGCTTCTCTACCTTGCCCCTTTTATTTCACTGGCACACTTTGTGAGCTTTGGTTACACCACTTGTAATACAAATGTTTGTattctttga
- the LOC101260074 gene encoding ubiquitin carboxyl-terminal hydrolase 9 isoform X2 gives MTIPDSTYMMENGSIELPCTSEEEARIIQELMSKAESNLKQGNLYYVVSNRWFMDWQRYIRKPLGAYPFNEHATESLHSLLPNSANRPGPIDNSDIIIREADSGDDDPQLLRTLEEGRDYVLVPQEVWEKLSEWYKGGPALPRKMISVGDAKQLSVEVFPLCLNLFDTRDKSHKALRLSKKASLHELYTIVCRLKEIAPEKAHIWDYFEKTKHTKLVASNQTLEDSNLQMDQDILLEVQPEGSLPSGFGFDSTGNDLALVPVEPLRSSVTIAGGPTLSNGFSTGYSSNAYQGSSLNSSYGDMEDGYDSLRPASKGERGGLAGLSNLGNTCFMNSALQCLVHTPPLVEYFLQDYTDEINRQNPLGMHGELALAFGELLRKLWSSGRTPVAPRAFKGKLGRFAPQFSGYNQHDSQELLAFLLDGLHEDLNRVKQKPYFETKDSDGRPDEEVANELWRYHRARNDSVIVDICQGQYKSTLVCPDCKKISITFDPFMYLSLPLPSTVTKTMTVTVFYSDGSGLPMPYTVTVLKHGYIKDLAQALENACCLRIDEYLLLAEVYDHRVFRYFENPTEILNSVKDDEHIVAYRLPKRGAQLTRLEISHRCIIDSSKASERKLFLTPLVTFLEDPHNGADIDFAVHKVLAPLRRKSFISSAPGLKDGSDNGSPSETIEVPMNSCTIQFGCEGQSTECIDPVGNSSMELTFHLCLTDERGTNCRPVAKDTVIEPVRMQKVILDWTEKEYELYDASYLKDLPEVHKSGLTVKKTKQEAISLFSCLEAFLKEEPLGPDDMWYCPRCKEHRQASKKLDLWRLPDILVFHLKRFSYSRWLKNKLDTFVNFPIHNLDLSKYVKSTDLSESSHVYELYAISNHYGGLGGGHYTAYCKLIDDDRWYHFDDSHVSPVAESDIKTSAAYVLFYRRVKAQQDGVVGGSYQCHRSS, from the exons ATGACGATTCCGGATTCAACCTACATGATGGAAAACGGATCTATTGAATTGCCGTGCACCTCTGAAGAAGAGGCAAGGATCATTCAAGAGCTTATGAGCAAAGCTGAGTCCAATTTGAAACAAGGCAATCTTTATTATGTTGTTTCTAACAG GTGGTTCATGGATTGGCAGAGGTACATTAGGAAGCCTCTTGGTGCTTATCCATTTAACGAGCATGCTACCGAATCTCTGCATTCTCTTTTACCAAATTCAGCTAATAGACCTGGACCAATTGATAATAGCGATATAATAATTAGAGAAGCTGACAGTGGAGATGATGATCCACAGCTTCTCAGAACTTTGGAAGAAGGGCGTGATTATGTGTTGGTCCCACAAGAAGTATGGGAGAAGCTCTCTGAGTG GTATAAAGGAGGACCAGCATTACCTCGGAAAATGATATCTGTGGGAGATGCCAAGCAACTTAGTGTGGAGGTGTTCCCGTTGTGTCTCAATTTATTTGATACTAGAGATAAAAGCCACAAGGCTTTACGGTTAAGTAAAAAG GCATCTTTACATGAACTCTATACCATAGTGTGTAGACTCAAAGAAATTGCGCCAGAAAAG GCACACATCTGggattattttgaaaaaacgAAGCATACAAAGTTAGTTGCTTCAAACCAAACACTGGAGGACTCCAACCTGCAGATGGATCAAGAT ATTCTCCTGGAGGTGCAACCTGAAGGGTCACTGCCTTCTGGTTTTGGCTTCGATTCAACAGGAAACGACTTGGCATTGGTTCCAGTTGAACCTCTGAGATCATCTGTCACAATTGCTGGTGGTCCAACATTGTCCAATGGTTTCTCTACTGGATATAGCTCCAATGCATATCAAGGGAGTTCTTTGAACTCTAGTTATGGCGATATGGAGGATGGATATGATAGTCTGAGGCCTGCAAGTAAAGGCGAAAGGGGAGGGTTGGCAGGATTATCCAATCTGGGAAACACATGCTTCATGAATAGTGCACTTCAGTGTCTGGTTCATACACCTCCGCTCGTCGAATACTTCTTGCAAGATTACACTGATGAGATTAACAGACAGAATCCTTTGGGGATGCAT GGTGAGCTTGCACTTGCATTTGGTGAACTATTGAGGAAACTATGGTCCTCTGGTCGAACACCCGTGGCACCCCGTGCATTCAAGGGAAAACTTGGTCGATTTGCTCCCCAGTTTAGCGGATATAACCAGCATGACTCTCAG GAACTACTCGCCTTCCTCTTGGATGGATTACATGAAGATTTAAATCGCGTCAAGCAAAAGCCGTATTTTGAGACAAAGGACTCAGACGGTCGTCCAGATGAAGAAGTTGCTAACGAGCTTTGGAGATACCACAGAGCCAGAAATGACTCTGTTATAGTTGATATTTGCCAG GGCCAATATAAGTCTACGCTGGTTTGCCCTGACTGCAAAAAAATCTCCATAACGTTTGATCCCTTCATGTATTTGTCTCTACCACTTCCTTCAACCGTCACAAAGACAATGACAGTAACAGTGTTTTATAGTGATGGCAGTGGCCTTCCAATGCCATATACTGTTACCGTCTTAAAACATGGTTATATTAAAGATCTTGCACAGGCTTTAGAAAATGCATGCTGCTTAAGGATTGATGAATACCTGCTACTTGCAGAG GTCTATGATCATCGGGTATTTCGATACTTTGAGAACCCTACAGAGATTTTGAATTCAGTTAAGGATGATGAACATATTGTTGCATACAGGCTCCCGAAAAGGGGGGCACAACTGACAAGACTGGAGATTAGTCACAG GTGTATCATAGACAGTTCGAAGGCCAGTGAGAGGAAGTTGTTCTTGACACCCCTTGTTACTTTCTTGGAAGACCCACATAACGGAGCTGATATTGATTTTGCTGTCCATAAGGTACTTGCTCCATTAAGAAGGAAATCATTTATCTCATCAGCACCTGGTCTTAAGGATGGTTCCGACAATGGTTCTCCCTCGGAAACAATTGAAGTACCAATGAACAGCTGCACTATCCAATTTGGTTGTGAAGGTCAATCAACAGAGTGCATAGATCCAGTGGGGAATTCCAGCATGGAGCTGACATTTCATCTTTGTTTAACTGATGAACGGGGTACTAACTGCAGGCCCGTTGCAAAAGATACGGTGATTGAACCAGTTAGAATGCAAAAGGTTATATTGGATTGGACTGAGAAGGAATATGAGCTATATGATGCGAGCTACCTCAAAGACCTTCCAGAGGTTCACAAAAGTGGACTTACAGTGAAGAAAACCAAGCAAGAAGCTATATCCTTATTTTCGTGTTTGGAGGCCTTCCTAAAGGAGGAACCTTTAGGACCAGATGATATGTG GTACTGTCCTCGCTGCAAGGAGCATAGACAAGCCTCCAAGAAGTTAGATCTATGGAGATTACCGGACATACTTGTTTTCCACTTAAAGCGGTTCTCTTATAGCCGATGGCTGAAgaacaagcttgatacgtttgTGAATTTTCCCATACATAATCTGGATTTAAGCAAGTATGTGAAAAGTACGGATTTATCTGAGAGCTCCCATGTGTATGAGCTATATGCAATAAGCAACCATTATGGTGGACTAGGTGGTGGGCATTACACAGCTTACTGTAAG TTGATTGATGACGACAGATGGTATCATTTTGATGATTCCCATGTTTCACCTGTTGCTGAATCGGATATCAAAACATCAGCTGCCTACGTGTTGTTCTATCGAAGAGTTAAAGCTCAACAAGATGGAGTTGTGGGAGGGTCCTATCAGTGCCATAGAAGCTCTTGA
- the LOC101260074 gene encoding ubiquitin carboxyl-terminal hydrolase 9 isoform X3, with amino-acid sequence MMIHSFSELWKKGVIMCWSHKKYGRSSLSGGPALPRKMISVGDAKQLSVEVFPLCLNLFDTRDKSHKALRLSKKASLHELYTIVCRLKEIAPEKAHIWDYFEKTKHTKLVASNQTLEDSNLQMDQDILLEVQPEGSLPSGFGFDSTGNDLALVPVEPLRSSVTIAGGPTLSNGFSTGYSSNAYQGSSLNSSYGDMEDGYDSLRPASKGERGGLAGLSNLGNTCFMNSALQCLVHTPPLVEYFLQDYTDEINRQNPLGMHGELALAFGELLRKLWSSGRTPVAPRAFKGKLGRFAPQFSGYNQHDSQELLAFLLDGLHEDLNRVKQKPYFETKDSDGRPDEEVANELWRYHRARNDSVIVDICQGQYKSTLVCPDCKKISITFDPFMYLSLPLPSTVTKTMTVTVFYSDGSGLPMPYTVTVLKHGYIKDLAQALENACCLRIDEYLLLAEVYDHRVFRYFENPTEILNSVKDDEHIVAYRLPKRGAQLTRLEISHRYREKCIIDSSKASERKLFLTPLVTFLEDPHNGADIDFAVHKVLAPLRRKSFISSAPGLKDGSDNGSPSETIEVPMNSCTIQFGCEGQSTECIDPVGNSSMELTFHLCLTDERGTNCRPVAKDTVIEPVRMQKVILDWTEKEYELYDASYLKDLPEVHKSGLTVKKTKQEAISLFSCLEAFLKEEPLGPDDMWYCPRCKEHRQASKKLDLWRLPDILVFHLKRFSYSRWLKNKLDTFVNFPIHNLDLSKYVKSTDLSESSHVYELYAISNHYGGLGGGHYTAYCKLIDDDRWYHFDDSHVSPVAESDIKTSAAYVLFYRRVKAQQDGVVGGSYQCHRSS; translated from the exons ATGATGATCCACAGCTTCTCAGAACTTTGGAAGAAGGGCGTGATTATGTGTTGGTCCCACAAGAAGTATGGGAGAAGCTCTCTGAGTG GAGGACCAGCATTACCTCGGAAAATGATATCTGTGGGAGATGCCAAGCAACTTAGTGTGGAGGTGTTCCCGTTGTGTCTCAATTTATTTGATACTAGAGATAAAAGCCACAAGGCTTTACGGTTAAGTAAAAAG GCATCTTTACATGAACTCTATACCATAGTGTGTAGACTCAAAGAAATTGCGCCAGAAAAG GCACACATCTGggattattttgaaaaaacgAAGCATACAAAGTTAGTTGCTTCAAACCAAACACTGGAGGACTCCAACCTGCAGATGGATCAAGAT ATTCTCCTGGAGGTGCAACCTGAAGGGTCACTGCCTTCTGGTTTTGGCTTCGATTCAACAGGAAACGACTTGGCATTGGTTCCAGTTGAACCTCTGAGATCATCTGTCACAATTGCTGGTGGTCCAACATTGTCCAATGGTTTCTCTACTGGATATAGCTCCAATGCATATCAAGGGAGTTCTTTGAACTCTAGTTATGGCGATATGGAGGATGGATATGATAGTCTGAGGCCTGCAAGTAAAGGCGAAAGGGGAGGGTTGGCAGGATTATCCAATCTGGGAAACACATGCTTCATGAATAGTGCACTTCAGTGTCTGGTTCATACACCTCCGCTCGTCGAATACTTCTTGCAAGATTACACTGATGAGATTAACAGACAGAATCCTTTGGGGATGCAT GGTGAGCTTGCACTTGCATTTGGTGAACTATTGAGGAAACTATGGTCCTCTGGTCGAACACCCGTGGCACCCCGTGCATTCAAGGGAAAACTTGGTCGATTTGCTCCCCAGTTTAGCGGATATAACCAGCATGACTCTCAG GAACTACTCGCCTTCCTCTTGGATGGATTACATGAAGATTTAAATCGCGTCAAGCAAAAGCCGTATTTTGAGACAAAGGACTCAGACGGTCGTCCAGATGAAGAAGTTGCTAACGAGCTTTGGAGATACCACAGAGCCAGAAATGACTCTGTTATAGTTGATATTTGCCAG GGCCAATATAAGTCTACGCTGGTTTGCCCTGACTGCAAAAAAATCTCCATAACGTTTGATCCCTTCATGTATTTGTCTCTACCACTTCCTTCAACCGTCACAAAGACAATGACAGTAACAGTGTTTTATAGTGATGGCAGTGGCCTTCCAATGCCATATACTGTTACCGTCTTAAAACATGGTTATATTAAAGATCTTGCACAGGCTTTAGAAAATGCATGCTGCTTAAGGATTGATGAATACCTGCTACTTGCAGAG GTCTATGATCATCGGGTATTTCGATACTTTGAGAACCCTACAGAGATTTTGAATTCAGTTAAGGATGATGAACATATTGTTGCATACAGGCTCCCGAAAAGGGGGGCACAACTGACAAGACTGGAGATTAGTCACAGGTACCGGGAAAA GTGTATCATAGACAGTTCGAAGGCCAGTGAGAGGAAGTTGTTCTTGACACCCCTTGTTACTTTCTTGGAAGACCCACATAACGGAGCTGATATTGATTTTGCTGTCCATAAGGTACTTGCTCCATTAAGAAGGAAATCATTTATCTCATCAGCACCTGGTCTTAAGGATGGTTCCGACAATGGTTCTCCCTCGGAAACAATTGAAGTACCAATGAACAGCTGCACTATCCAATTTGGTTGTGAAGGTCAATCAACAGAGTGCATAGATCCAGTGGGGAATTCCAGCATGGAGCTGACATTTCATCTTTGTTTAACTGATGAACGGGGTACTAACTGCAGGCCCGTTGCAAAAGATACGGTGATTGAACCAGTTAGAATGCAAAAGGTTATATTGGATTGGACTGAGAAGGAATATGAGCTATATGATGCGAGCTACCTCAAAGACCTTCCAGAGGTTCACAAAAGTGGACTTACAGTGAAGAAAACCAAGCAAGAAGCTATATCCTTATTTTCGTGTTTGGAGGCCTTCCTAAAGGAGGAACCTTTAGGACCAGATGATATGTG GTACTGTCCTCGCTGCAAGGAGCATAGACAAGCCTCCAAGAAGTTAGATCTATGGAGATTACCGGACATACTTGTTTTCCACTTAAAGCGGTTCTCTTATAGCCGATGGCTGAAgaacaagcttgatacgtttgTGAATTTTCCCATACATAATCTGGATTTAAGCAAGTATGTGAAAAGTACGGATTTATCTGAGAGCTCCCATGTGTATGAGCTATATGCAATAAGCAACCATTATGGTGGACTAGGTGGTGGGCATTACACAGCTTACTGTAAG TTGATTGATGACGACAGATGGTATCATTTTGATGATTCCCATGTTTCACCTGTTGCTGAATCGGATATCAAAACATCAGCTGCCTACGTGTTGTTCTATCGAAGAGTTAAAGCTCAACAAGATGGAGTTGTGGGAGGGTCCTATCAGTGCCATAGAAGCTCTTGA
- the LOC101260074 gene encoding ubiquitin carboxyl-terminal hydrolase 9 isoform X1, translating into MTIPDSTYMMENGSIELPCTSEEEARIIQELMSKAESNLKQGNLYYVVSNRWFMDWQRYIRKPLGAYPFNEHATESLHSLLPNSANRPGPIDNSDIIIREADSGDDDPQLLRTLEEGRDYVLVPQEVWEKLSEWYKGGPALPRKMISVGDAKQLSVEVFPLCLNLFDTRDKSHKALRLSKKASLHELYTIVCRLKEIAPEKAHIWDYFEKTKHTKLVASNQTLEDSNLQMDQDILLEVQPEGSLPSGFGFDSTGNDLALVPVEPLRSSVTIAGGPTLSNGFSTGYSSNAYQGSSLNSSYGDMEDGYDSLRPASKGERGGLAGLSNLGNTCFMNSALQCLVHTPPLVEYFLQDYTDEINRQNPLGMHGELALAFGELLRKLWSSGRTPVAPRAFKGKLGRFAPQFSGYNQHDSQELLAFLLDGLHEDLNRVKQKPYFETKDSDGRPDEEVANELWRYHRARNDSVIVDICQGQYKSTLVCPDCKKISITFDPFMYLSLPLPSTVTKTMTVTVFYSDGSGLPMPYTVTVLKHGYIKDLAQALENACCLRIDEYLLLAEVYDHRVFRYFENPTEILNSVKDDEHIVAYRLPKRGAQLTRLEISHRYREKCIIDSSKASERKLFLTPLVTFLEDPHNGADIDFAVHKVLAPLRRKSFISSAPGLKDGSDNGSPSETIEVPMNSCTIQFGCEGQSTECIDPVGNSSMELTFHLCLTDERGTNCRPVAKDTVIEPVRMQKVILDWTEKEYELYDASYLKDLPEVHKSGLTVKKTKQEAISLFSCLEAFLKEEPLGPDDMWYCPRCKEHRQASKKLDLWRLPDILVFHLKRFSYSRWLKNKLDTFVNFPIHNLDLSKYVKSTDLSESSHVYELYAISNHYGGLGGGHYTAYCKLIDDDRWYHFDDSHVSPVAESDIKTSAAYVLFYRRVKAQQDGVVGGSYQCHRSS; encoded by the exons ATGACGATTCCGGATTCAACCTACATGATGGAAAACGGATCTATTGAATTGCCGTGCACCTCTGAAGAAGAGGCAAGGATCATTCAAGAGCTTATGAGCAAAGCTGAGTCCAATTTGAAACAAGGCAATCTTTATTATGTTGTTTCTAACAG GTGGTTCATGGATTGGCAGAGGTACATTAGGAAGCCTCTTGGTGCTTATCCATTTAACGAGCATGCTACCGAATCTCTGCATTCTCTTTTACCAAATTCAGCTAATAGACCTGGACCAATTGATAATAGCGATATAATAATTAGAGAAGCTGACAGTGGAGATGATGATCCACAGCTTCTCAGAACTTTGGAAGAAGGGCGTGATTATGTGTTGGTCCCACAAGAAGTATGGGAGAAGCTCTCTGAGTG GTATAAAGGAGGACCAGCATTACCTCGGAAAATGATATCTGTGGGAGATGCCAAGCAACTTAGTGTGGAGGTGTTCCCGTTGTGTCTCAATTTATTTGATACTAGAGATAAAAGCCACAAGGCTTTACGGTTAAGTAAAAAG GCATCTTTACATGAACTCTATACCATAGTGTGTAGACTCAAAGAAATTGCGCCAGAAAAG GCACACATCTGggattattttgaaaaaacgAAGCATACAAAGTTAGTTGCTTCAAACCAAACACTGGAGGACTCCAACCTGCAGATGGATCAAGAT ATTCTCCTGGAGGTGCAACCTGAAGGGTCACTGCCTTCTGGTTTTGGCTTCGATTCAACAGGAAACGACTTGGCATTGGTTCCAGTTGAACCTCTGAGATCATCTGTCACAATTGCTGGTGGTCCAACATTGTCCAATGGTTTCTCTACTGGATATAGCTCCAATGCATATCAAGGGAGTTCTTTGAACTCTAGTTATGGCGATATGGAGGATGGATATGATAGTCTGAGGCCTGCAAGTAAAGGCGAAAGGGGAGGGTTGGCAGGATTATCCAATCTGGGAAACACATGCTTCATGAATAGTGCACTTCAGTGTCTGGTTCATACACCTCCGCTCGTCGAATACTTCTTGCAAGATTACACTGATGAGATTAACAGACAGAATCCTTTGGGGATGCAT GGTGAGCTTGCACTTGCATTTGGTGAACTATTGAGGAAACTATGGTCCTCTGGTCGAACACCCGTGGCACCCCGTGCATTCAAGGGAAAACTTGGTCGATTTGCTCCCCAGTTTAGCGGATATAACCAGCATGACTCTCAG GAACTACTCGCCTTCCTCTTGGATGGATTACATGAAGATTTAAATCGCGTCAAGCAAAAGCCGTATTTTGAGACAAAGGACTCAGACGGTCGTCCAGATGAAGAAGTTGCTAACGAGCTTTGGAGATACCACAGAGCCAGAAATGACTCTGTTATAGTTGATATTTGCCAG GGCCAATATAAGTCTACGCTGGTTTGCCCTGACTGCAAAAAAATCTCCATAACGTTTGATCCCTTCATGTATTTGTCTCTACCACTTCCTTCAACCGTCACAAAGACAATGACAGTAACAGTGTTTTATAGTGATGGCAGTGGCCTTCCAATGCCATATACTGTTACCGTCTTAAAACATGGTTATATTAAAGATCTTGCACAGGCTTTAGAAAATGCATGCTGCTTAAGGATTGATGAATACCTGCTACTTGCAGAG GTCTATGATCATCGGGTATTTCGATACTTTGAGAACCCTACAGAGATTTTGAATTCAGTTAAGGATGATGAACATATTGTTGCATACAGGCTCCCGAAAAGGGGGGCACAACTGACAAGACTGGAGATTAGTCACAGGTACCGGGAAAA GTGTATCATAGACAGTTCGAAGGCCAGTGAGAGGAAGTTGTTCTTGACACCCCTTGTTACTTTCTTGGAAGACCCACATAACGGAGCTGATATTGATTTTGCTGTCCATAAGGTACTTGCTCCATTAAGAAGGAAATCATTTATCTCATCAGCACCTGGTCTTAAGGATGGTTCCGACAATGGTTCTCCCTCGGAAACAATTGAAGTACCAATGAACAGCTGCACTATCCAATTTGGTTGTGAAGGTCAATCAACAGAGTGCATAGATCCAGTGGGGAATTCCAGCATGGAGCTGACATTTCATCTTTGTTTAACTGATGAACGGGGTACTAACTGCAGGCCCGTTGCAAAAGATACGGTGATTGAACCAGTTAGAATGCAAAAGGTTATATTGGATTGGACTGAGAAGGAATATGAGCTATATGATGCGAGCTACCTCAAAGACCTTCCAGAGGTTCACAAAAGTGGACTTACAGTGAAGAAAACCAAGCAAGAAGCTATATCCTTATTTTCGTGTTTGGAGGCCTTCCTAAAGGAGGAACCTTTAGGACCAGATGATATGTG GTACTGTCCTCGCTGCAAGGAGCATAGACAAGCCTCCAAGAAGTTAGATCTATGGAGATTACCGGACATACTTGTTTTCCACTTAAAGCGGTTCTCTTATAGCCGATGGCTGAAgaacaagcttgatacgtttgTGAATTTTCCCATACATAATCTGGATTTAAGCAAGTATGTGAAAAGTACGGATTTATCTGAGAGCTCCCATGTGTATGAGCTATATGCAATAAGCAACCATTATGGTGGACTAGGTGGTGGGCATTACACAGCTTACTGTAAG TTGATTGATGACGACAGATGGTATCATTTTGATGATTCCCATGTTTCACCTGTTGCTGAATCGGATATCAAAACATCAGCTGCCTACGTGTTGTTCTATCGAAGAGTTAAAGCTCAACAAGATGGAGTTGTGGGAGGGTCCTATCAGTGCCATAGAAGCTCTTGA